A stretch of the Bradyrhizobium sp. CCBAU 53351 genome encodes the following:
- the soxA gene encoding sulfur oxidation c-type cytochrome SoxA — translation MSVWRAIAAATLFAVAPALLAGEIPPDARRSGYSFMGPDTRAMQDDDTSNPAMLFVLDGEQLWAKKTGSAEKACADCHGDARGSMKGVAARYPAIDTTLGRPVTLDQRINLCRADHQQATPLPYESRDLLALSAFVAHQSRGAAITAGDDPQAKPFVEQGRELFMRREGQLNLACTNCHDDNFDKRLAGAPITQGQPTGYPLYRLEWQTLGSLERRLRSCMSGVRAQAYEYGSPELVALELYLMSRAHGLPMETPAVRP, via the coding sequence ATGAGCGTTTGGCGCGCGATAGCCGCGGCGACCTTGTTCGCTGTGGCCCCTGCCCTGCTCGCCGGTGAAATTCCGCCCGATGCGCGCCGGTCCGGCTATTCGTTCATGGGACCCGACACCCGGGCGATGCAGGACGACGACACCTCCAATCCGGCCATGCTGTTCGTGCTCGACGGCGAACAGCTGTGGGCGAAGAAGACCGGCAGCGCGGAGAAGGCCTGCGCGGATTGTCATGGCGATGCGCGCGGCAGCATGAAGGGCGTCGCGGCGCGCTACCCCGCGATCGACACGACGCTCGGCCGCCCCGTCACGCTCGACCAGCGCATCAATCTCTGCAGAGCCGATCATCAGCAGGCGACGCCGCTGCCCTACGAGAGCCGCGACCTCCTCGCGCTCTCCGCCTTCGTCGCCCATCAATCGCGCGGGGCCGCGATCACGGCCGGGGACGATCCGCAGGCCAAACCCTTCGTGGAGCAAGGCCGCGAGCTCTTCATGCGGCGCGAGGGTCAGCTCAATCTCGCTTGCACCAATTGCCACGACGACAATTTCGACAAGCGCCTCGCGGGCGCGCCGATCACGCAGGGACAGCCGACCGGCTATCCGCTCTACCGCCTGGAATGGCAAACGCTGGGATCGCTGGAGAGGCGCTTGCGCAGCTGCATGAGCGGCGTGCGCGCCCAGGCTTATGAGTACGGCTCGCCCGAGCTGGTCGCGCTCGAGCTCTATCTGATGTCGCGGGCGCATGGCCTGCCGATGGAGACACCGGCAGTGCGGCCCTGA
- the soxZ gene encoding thiosulfate oxidation carrier complex protein SoxZ codes for MAALINVPAKAKRGDVIEIRTLTSHIMETGFRHTVDGKLVPRDIITSFICRYNGAEIFRADLFPAIAANPYLSFFTVAKESGKFEFEWIGDNGYSSTASASITVE; via the coding sequence ATGGCCGCGCTCATCAACGTTCCCGCGAAGGCCAAACGCGGCGACGTCATCGAGATCCGTACGCTGACCTCGCACATCATGGAAACAGGCTTCCGCCACACTGTGGACGGCAAGCTGGTGCCGCGCGACATCATCACGAGCTTCATTTGCCGTTACAACGGCGCCGAGATCTTCCGCGCCGACCTGTTTCCGGCGATCGCGGCCAATCCCTATCTGTCGTTCTTCACCGTCGCCAAGGAGAGCGGCAAGTTCGAGTTCGAATGGATCGGCGACAACGGCTACTCGTCCACCGCGTCGGCATCGATCACGGTCGAATGA
- a CDS encoding SoxY-related AACIE arm protein: protein MPTTRRQFLSLAGGITAAGTLPIVTLRPLRATPAMLNGAIRNIVGEASVSTGRVKLDIPPLVENGNTVPMTVSVASPMTADDYVKSIHVFNEKNPQPNIGNFYLGLSSGRAQVSTRIRLADTQKVVAIARMSDDTFWQVVADVVVTLAACTEEMN, encoded by the coding sequence ATGCCAACCACGCGACGACAATTCTTGAGCCTCGCCGGAGGCATCACCGCCGCCGGAACGCTCCCGATCGTCACCCTGCGTCCGCTTCGGGCAACGCCCGCGATGCTCAATGGTGCGATCCGCAACATCGTCGGCGAAGCATCCGTCAGCACCGGCAGGGTGAAGCTCGATATTCCTCCGCTGGTCGAGAACGGCAACACCGTGCCGATGACGGTGAGCGTCGCAAGCCCGATGACGGCTGACGATTACGTCAAGAGCATTCACGTCTTCAACGAGAAGAACCCGCAGCCGAACATCGGCAATTTCTATCTCGGCCTCTCCTCCGGCCGGGCCCAGGTCTCGACCCGCATCCGCCTTGCCGACACCCAGAAAGTGGTGGCGATCGCGCGTATGTCCGACGACACGTTCTGGCAGGTTGTCGCCGACGTGGTCGTGACGCTGGCGGCCTGCACCGAGGAGATGAACTGA
- the soxX gene encoding sulfur oxidation c-type cytochrome SoxX, whose translation MGLTFASVVHADELVSYNIVGDGIPTSLTGSPGDAARGRTLVLARSTTCILCHSGPFPETRFQGDLAPDLTGAGNRWTASQLRLRLVDASRFNAETIMPSYYRNDGLVRVGRNFAGKAILSAAEIEDIVAFLATLRD comes from the coding sequence ATGGGCCTCACCTTTGCCAGCGTTGTGCACGCGGACGAACTCGTCTCCTACAACATCGTCGGCGATGGCATTCCAACCTCGCTCACCGGCTCGCCTGGCGATGCCGCGCGCGGACGGACCCTGGTGCTCGCACGCAGCACGACCTGCATCCTCTGCCATTCCGGCCCCTTCCCGGAAACGCGGTTCCAGGGCGACCTCGCGCCTGACCTCACCGGGGCCGGGAACCGATGGACGGCGAGCCAGTTGCGGCTTCGACTGGTCGATGCCTCGCGATTCAACGCAGAGACCATCATGCCGTCCTACTATCGCAACGACGGCCTCGTGCGGGTCGGACGCAATTTTGCCGGCAAGGCGATATTGTCGGCCGCCGAGATCGAGGACATCGTGGCCTTTCTTGCAACGCTTCGTGACTAG
- a CDS encoding NAD(P)/FAD-dependent oxidoreductase, translated as MNVPVTRRNAVLGIAAAAASLATPSILRAQSAGRIVVVGGGFGGAACARALKRADANLQVTLIEPNKVFTSCPFSNEVIAGLRKMETQRFGYDRIAAEGIVVVAQAATAIDPQKRSVTTAEGTAFAYDRLVLSPGIDFHGEALPGYDEAASDKMPHAWKAGAQTLLLRKQLEAMADGGTVAIAIPANPSRCPPAPYERASLIAHYLKTNKPRSKVLILDAKDNFSQQRLFERAWKELYGDMIERVGLSQGGRVTSVDPGTMTIVTEFGNYTPDVANVIPPQRAGRIAEIAGAADTTGWCPIDPVSFESKLVKDIHVIGDACLGGGIPKSASAASGQGKACAAAIVRLLAGRAPETPRLTGVCYNTVAPGYGFSLAGNYQPRGDIFAEVEGGATSPVDAPRELRAREAAEAERWFQTITADTFG; from the coding sequence ATGAATGTGCCGGTGACACGGCGGAATGCCGTCCTCGGCATCGCCGCCGCGGCCGCATCGCTCGCCACACCTTCGATCCTGCGTGCGCAATCGGCAGGCCGCATCGTCGTGGTCGGCGGCGGCTTCGGTGGCGCGGCCTGCGCGCGTGCGCTCAAGCGCGCCGACGCGAACCTGCAGGTCACCCTGATCGAGCCGAACAAGGTTTTCACGTCCTGCCCGTTCAGCAACGAGGTGATCGCCGGGCTGCGCAAGATGGAGACGCAACGCTTCGGCTATGACAGGATCGCGGCCGAGGGCATCGTCGTGGTGGCTCAGGCCGCGACGGCCATCGACCCGCAAAAGCGTAGCGTGACCACAGCCGAAGGCACCGCGTTTGCCTATGATCGTCTCGTGCTCTCCCCCGGCATCGACTTCCATGGCGAGGCCCTGCCCGGCTATGACGAGGCCGCATCGGACAAGATGCCGCATGCCTGGAAGGCCGGCGCGCAGACGCTGCTGCTGCGCAAGCAGCTGGAAGCGATGGCAGATGGCGGCACGGTCGCCATTGCAATCCCGGCCAATCCGTCGCGCTGCCCGCCTGCGCCTTACGAGCGCGCCAGCCTGATCGCGCATTACCTGAAGACGAACAAGCCACGCTCGAAAGTCCTGATCCTCGACGCCAAGGACAATTTCTCCCAGCAGCGGCTGTTCGAGAGGGCGTGGAAGGAGCTGTACGGCGACATGATCGAGCGCGTTGGCCTGTCGCAAGGCGGCCGCGTCACCTCCGTCGATCCTGGGACCATGACCATCGTCACCGAGTTCGGCAATTACACCCCTGACGTCGCCAACGTCATCCCGCCGCAACGTGCGGGACGCATCGCCGAGATCGCGGGCGCTGCAGATACGACCGGCTGGTGCCCAATCGATCCCGTGAGCTTCGAGTCGAAACTCGTCAAAGACATCCATGTCATCGGCGATGCCTGCCTCGGCGGCGGCATCCCCAAATCGGCGTCGGCCGCAAGCGGGCAAGGCAAGGCCTGCGCCGCCGCCATCGTCCGTCTCCTCGCCGGCCGCGCGCCGGAAACGCCGCGGCTCACAGGCGTCTGCTACAACACCGTCGCACCCGGCTACGGCTTCTCCCTTGCCGGCAATTACCAGCCAAGAGGCGACATCTTCGCCGAGGTCGAAGGCGGCGCGACCAGTCCGGTCGATGCGCCACGCGAATTGCGGGCCCGCGAAGCCGCGGAGGCGGAGCGCTGGTTTCAAACCATCACGGCGGACACCTTTGGCTAG